The Sabethes cyaneus chromosome 3, idSabCyanKW18_F2, whole genome shotgun sequence DNA window TTGTTTTGACCGAACAGATATAAGTTGCCTATGTCGGTGGTGGCAAGGCTGTAGGAAGTGCCACAGAAAACACGTAGGACTTTTCGGTTTTGGAAGTCGAAAAATTTGATCAGTCTAGGAACTTTCTCATCCTTTTGCTCAGAGTGACCGAGTCGTCCGATGCCTCCGAATCCCCAGCTGAATGCTCTATTTTTTGAGTCAATTGCGACTGTATGATTGTTACCGCATGAAAAGTCGACAATTTTAACATCATCAATGGGCGTTACGTGGCCGTCTTTAGCCTTCTCGAcgtataaaacaatttttttgggcGATGTTTCGAAATGAAATGacattttattggaagttaCAAAATATTTACCATCAGTATTGTGCCCAAGCTGGCCATATTCCGGTAGCCCGAAAGAATACAAATTACCCTTTATGTCAAGTATCATTGAAAAATCAGCACCACATCCAATCCGAATAATCGGCGGTCCTCCATAGTTTATACGAGTCGCCTTCAAAATCATTGGCTGTGTGTTTCCAACACCGCATTGTCCGCTTTTGTTGTCACCGCACGCATAAACGATACCAGCGTCGGTTAAGAAAAGTGTATGGTTTCTACCACAAGCTGCTTGGATGACATTGAAGCATTCCAGGCCGGTAACCTGGGTTGGTTTTTCGATTGTTTTCAAATCAGCCTGACCCAATTGTCCGAATTGGTTGCGGCCGAATGCTAACGCCTTCATATCCGTAGTAATTAGCACTGAGTGAGCCGAACAGCATCCACTTACTACGGAACGGTACGTATCCGACGTAAAGCGATGGAAAGTGTAGAGATTCGGCCGTACTTTGGCTGTGCCTTTAGTACCGGCTTTTCTTCCTGTCATGTCCCAGGTTACCATACCAGAGATAAGCAACCGACCGGGCCCTTTGTCGTAAGTTTTGAGTAAATCCTCCGGTAATTGTTCATGATTGTTAATGTCATCGGACGGAATAATCACCTCTGCTGAAGGCCCATCGTTGTTATAATCGTCGCTTTGATCCGAGCTGTAATCTTCGTCGATTTTCTTCTTATTCCGCTTCGCTGGCTTCTTAACCGGTTCCGATTTACGTTTCGAAGACATAGCTGCAAGGACAAAACGGACTTGCTTAACTGAAAGTGGAAATTTGCACCAGTTTTTTCCTAAATTCCACTTGCAACAAACGCTACACTAACAAGGACAAAAACTAATGGCGTCCGCAGGGCCAAGCAGCACAAAGACTCAAACAGACAACTGCATTGACGCCTACCTACTAGCGCCATTTTGACAAATTGACAGACAGCACAGCAGGTCTCTTCTACGAGGGAGCCGCTAGTCGCTGATTACTTGATGAGTCTGATAGTAATCACGCGGTAGTAAAATCTGCAGTTTTCTTGAAATAACAATTTTATGTGGTGATTACTGATGATTAACTAAAGCACCAGATAGAGAACAGAGACTGTGAAGAATTAAAACTGTGAAGAAGGTGAACCACACTCGTAAGGGATACATACCGGAACcaaacatgtgtagggacgaggaaggaaatctaatcacaaacgaagtGATCGACAGGTGATTGGTGAAACTACAGATCTAGCCCCCTCtatgaaaaatgaatttttgaatttcgatgaaaatgaacatctagaacaaaataattgacctcaaaatttttccatGAGTAATTTAGATGcttcatttcaattttgtaatatatctgaattgccAATATAActgggtagagcattagatatgaaatgtattagaaagagaaattggactttttcttagttggcccTCCTTTAGATAattgtttttgcatgaaaatcaaaacttgagcttcttttgaatactttaatgaaaaaataggggtcagtcccggtgtagacATACATCCTACTGTCTTCAGCCGAAATGCTTCCCACGTCGTAGGTACGTCTGCTTTTTCGAGACTGTTTCCCTTTCCGGCTGTCACAGCGGAACCCCGGCAGGCAGGGAGGCAGTACATACTCTGAACCAACCGCTGCCATCATGAGTAATGGCAGTGAATCAGAGggtacactcaagtcgttttttacgcgaaggattcgtcccgcgtaaattccgaaattcgtgtaaaaaaccgcgtaaattccgaaattcgcgtaaaaaaaccgcgtaaattccgaaaatcgcgtaaaaagcgacttcagtgtattaatATGTAATGTTACGACCGTGAGTGACTTTCATTTAGGGAGTACGCCCGGCAGCTGCGAATCGGCAGGATTTATTCCGCCCGTGcaggcagccagccagccagccaaaccGGAGATAATGATTTTGCTTGAGGCAATATTCGCTCGCTGGCAGTGCCTCTCAGTGCTGGAGGTGGAATGTGTCGAGAAGTACGACATTTTAATCAATCTTCAAAGTACGGAAGTACGGTTTCGAATCCCAActtcgcagaagtcacgaataaccCAAACTGTTAAAGTTTAAAAGGTTAAACTGAAAAAAATAGTCATTGGTTTTATCGCAGAGAGTTA harbors:
- the LOC128744442 gene encoding protein RCC2 homolog; amino-acid sequence: MSSKRKSEPVKKPAKRNKKKIDEDYSSDQSDDYNNDGPSAEVIIPSDDINNHEQLPEDLLKTYDKGPGRLLISGMVTWDMTGRKAGTKGTAKVRPNLYTFHRFTSDTYRSVVSGCCSAHSVLITTDMKALAFGRNQFGQLGQADLKTIEKPTQVTGLECFNVIQAACGRNHTLFLTDAGIVYACGDNKSGQCGVGNTQPMILKATRINYGGPPIIRIGCGADFSMILDIKGNLYSFGLPEYGQLGHNTDGKYFVTSNKMSFHFETSPKKIVLYVEKAKDGHVTPIDDVKIVDFSCGNNHTVAIDSKNRAFSWGFGGIGRLGHSEQKDEKVPRLIKFFDFQNRKVLRVFCGTSYSLATTDIGNLYLFGQNKKTGEANMYPKPVQDLSGWNITSIGTSYTSIVISADDSLIAWGASPTYGELGLGDLQKSSSTPKAVSRCDGMKIPQVSMGYSHTLLLVNTEHELTKQKYNTFQEFIID